A part of Cervus elaphus chromosome 11, mCerEla1.1, whole genome shotgun sequence genomic DNA contains:
- the LOC122703919 gene encoding translation initiation factor IF-2-like — protein MGGGPGPLQMLRAGTRAESAFGAEPRTPGLPTSLSHSRCSAELGVRTVPRPDLDPAAKARATGLGDRGICALRVGSPWTQGASTAPTRGPQALREQILGENQAPTRGAPPLPETWNPGPSLSGSPPQRRPHPSGHAHTHTMRMRGDLRSPLRLAESGRPLPAPLPPAPPGPRPEEQLNYERAQEEIVGSEAPADAPRVPVPGARSPPPPSPARGGRGRGGARGPTLLRQNKAHRGSSRPRTEPVTKAGRRRRAPRPGSGGGGGGGKEASKEMPSPPRAAAGRRGVPGGRKGRLIRLLKTALGVQITVSKSLRTVFMETSPSKKTKCLLLSYGSDQSLSK, from the exons atggggggaggtccaGGGCCCCTGCAGATGCTCCGGGCGGGCACTCGGGCCGAGAGTGCCTTCGGAGCGGAACCTCGAACTCCAGGGCTGCCCACGTCCCTTTCTCACTCCAGATGTTCAGCTGAGCTCGGGGTGAGGACTGTCCCCCGTCCCGATCTGGACCCAGCAGCCAAGGCCAGAG CCACAGGCCTCGGCGACCGGGGAATCTGCGCGCTCCGCGTGGGCAGCCCCTGGACCCAGGGTGCGTCCACAGCGCCCACGCGCGGCCCGCAAGCACTTCGAGAGCAGATCTTAGGGGAGAACCAGGCGCCGACCCGAGGCGCCCCGCCGCTGCCAGAAACCTGGAACCCGGGGCCGAGCCTCAGCGGCTCCCCTCCCCAAAGACGCCCGCACCCCTCCGgccatgcacacacgcacacaatgcGGATGCGCGGGGACCTGCGCTCGCCGCTGCGGCTGGCCGAGAGCGGGCGCCCCCTTCCCGCTCCCCTTCCTCCGGCGccgcccggcccccgccccgAAGAACAGCTCAATTACGAGAGAGCGCAGGAAGAAATCGTGGGCTCCGAGGCGCCCGCCGACGCTCCTCGTGTCCCCGTCCCCGGCGCCCggtccccacccccaccgtcCCCAGCTCGCGGAGGGCGGGGGCGCGGCGGGGCGAGGGGTCCTACCCTGCTCCGCCAGAACAAAGCCCACCGCGGGAGCTCGCGGCCGCGCACCGAGCCGGTGACAAAGGCGGGCCGGCGGCGCCGAGCTCCACGGCCAGgctccggcggcggcggcggcggcgggaagGAGGCCTCTAAGGAGATGCCCAGCCCTCCCCGGGCTGCGGCAGGTCGCCGCGGTGTCCCCGGTGGCCG aAAAGGAAGGCTAATTCGACTTCTGAAGACCGCTCTGGGTGTTCAGATAACAGTCTCAAAGTCCTTGAGGACAGTGTTTATGGAGACAAG CCCATCTAAGAAAACCAAGTGCTTGCTCCTTTCCTACGGATCAGATCAGTCATTATCAAAGTGA